The DNA region CCATCGTGCTGGACTTCGCGGAGGTGCCGGCGCACATGTTCACCTCGATGTTCACGTGTGCGCGCACGGCCGGCTGGTCGGCGCACATCCTGGAGCAGAAGCGCACCGGCCGCCTGGTCCGCCCGTCCGCGCGCTACACCGGCCCGGCGACCCGCCCGGTGCGGGACATCGAGGGGTACGACCGGATCGCGCACTGAGCACCCGCCCGTCGCGCGGCCGGTCAGGCACACGGCCGGCCGCGCGCCGTCTCACGCCGTCTCATCCGGTGGAATGGTCACGGAAACATGACGGTTACGCACTACGCTGCGAGCGTGGCCGATATCCAGATTCCCGCTGACATCAAGCCCGCCGACGGACGGTTCGGGTCGGGCCCCTCCAAGGTGCGGACCGAGGCGCTCGACGCGCTGGCCGCCACCGGGACGTCCCTGCTCGGCACCTCCCACCGGCAGGCCCCGGTGAAGGACCTGGTGGGCCGGGTCCGCGAGGGCGTACGGCAGCTGTTCTCGCTCCCCGAGGGCTACGAGGTGGTGCTCGGCAACGGCGGTTCCACCGCCTTCTGGGACATCGCCACGCACGGCCTGATCGAGGCCAAGTCCCAGCACCTGTCGTTCGGCGAGTTCTCCTCGAAGTTCGCCAAGGCCGCGCAGCAGGCGCCGTGGCTGGGCGAGCCGACGATCGTGACGTCCGAGCCGGGCACGCACCCCGAGCCGGTCGCGGAGGCGGGCGTCGACGCCTACGCCTTCACCCACAACGAGACCTCCACCGGCGTCGCGGCGCCGATCCGCCGGGTGCCCGGCGCCGACGACGGCGCCCTGGTGCTGGTCGACGCCACCTCGGGGGCCGGCGGCCTGCCGGTGGACATCGCCGAGACGGACGTCTACTACTTCGCGCCGCAGAAGTCCTTCGCGGCCGACGGCGGCCTGTGGATCGCGGTGTTCTCGCCGGCCGCGCTGGAGCGCGCCGAGCGGATCGCCGCCTCCGGGCGGCACATCCCGGCGTTCTTCGACCTGCCGACCGCGATCGACAACTCGAAGAAGAACCAGACGTACAACACCCCGGCGCTGGCCACGCTCTTCCTGCTGGACCAGCAGCTGGACTGGATCAACGGCCAGGGCGGCCTGAAGTGGGCGGTGAACCGCACCGCCGACTCCTCCTCGCGGCTGTACGGCTGGGCGGAGAAGGCGTCGTACGCCGCGCCGTTCGTCGCCGACCCGGCGCAGCGCTCGCAGGTCGTCGGCACGATCGACTTCGAGGACGGCGTCGACGCCGCCGCGGTCGCCAAGGCGCTGCGGGCCAACGGGATCGTGGACACCGAGCCCTACCGCAAGCTGGGCCGCAACCAGCTGCGGGTGGCGATGTTCCCGGCCGTCGACCCGGCCGACGTGGAGGCGCTGACCGCGTGCGTCGACTACGTCATCGGCAAGCTGTGAGCTGACCCCGCTCGCGCCGCCGCTCCCGCGCCTCAGTCCCGGGGGCGGCGGCGCAGCACCCTGCGCAGCCAGTACGCCAGGCCGAAGATGCCGGCCAGGATGAAGATGCCGAGCGCCTTGCCGCCCGCCTTGTTCGTCGAGGTGGTGGAGGTGGGCGCGGTCGAGGGCGTCACCGTGCCCGAGGCGGCCGGGGCGTCGCGGCCCGCGGCGTCCTGGCCCGCACCGCCCGACGCCGCCGTGCCGCCCGCGCTGTCCGGCAGGTCCTGCCCGCTCAGCGGCACCTTCCACACCTGGCTGTCCGAGCCCTCGCTGCCGTACATCAGCGCCGTGCCGTCCGGGGTGAACGCCACCGACTCGCCCTGCGGCTGCATCGGCACGGTGACGCTGCCGATCTTCCGCGGCCGGTCGTCGGCCCAGCGGTACTCGGTGGCCCAGAAGTAGCCGCGCAGCACCAGACGGCTGCCGTCCGGGGAGAAGGAGCCGTCGGTCACCCACGGCACGTCGCCGATCGGTGTGAAGACGTTGACGCCGTGGGCGCTCAGCTTCGCCGGGCCCTGGTAGAGGTGGCCGCCGTCCTCGTTCTTGCTGGCGATGTAGAGCCGGCCGGTCCTGGGCTGGACCATCAGCGCCTCGGCGTCGCGCGGGCCGTCGGAGTAGCGGACGGTGTAGCGGGTGACGTCGACGCTCTGGTCGCGCAGCTGCTCGGGCTCGGGGAAGCGGTAGACGTACACCTGCGGCCAGGAGCCGTTCAGGTTGTCGCCGATGTCGCCGAGGTAGAGGTCGCCGTCCGGGCCGATGGAGATCGCCTCGACGTCGCGGGCGTGCACGCCGCGCATGGTCACCTTGGCGACGGTCTTCCCGGTGGCGGAGTCGACGGCGTAGACGTAGGGGCCGTCGCCGCTGTCGTTGTGCGTCCAGTAGATGCCGGGGTGGCTGCGGCTGGCGATCAGCCCGCTGGACTCACCGATCCGCGGGTCGCTGATCCGGAAGGCCGCCGACGGGCCGCTGTGGGCGGCGGCCGGCGCCGCGCAGCCGCAGGTCAGGGCGAGGGCCGCGGCAGCGGTGGCCGCGAGGGGGAACGCACGCATGCACCCCAGTGTCCATGGTCCCCCCGCGGTCGGAGATGATGCCCCGCATGCGCTACCTCTTCGTCGGCGACTCCATGACCGTCGGCTCGGCCGGCGACTTCACCTGGCGCTACCGGATGTGGCAGCACCTGTGCCGCGGCGGCGAGCCGTTCTCGGTGGTGGGCCCGCGGGTGACGCTGTACGACAAGGCGACCGACGCGGCGGACTCCGCGGACTACGCCGACCCGTCCTTCCCGCCGCACGCGCGGCGGCACCTGGCCGGCTGGGGCGAGGGCTGGCGGCACCTGGCCCCGCTGATCGGCGACGCGGCGCGCGAGCACCGGCCGGACGTGGCCCTGGTCTCGCTCGGCCTGATCGACCTGGGCTTCTTCACCGACGCGCGGGAGACCGCCGAGCACGCCGTGCACTTCATCGAGCAGGCCCGCGCGGCCCGGCCGCGGATACGGATGGTGCTGCTGCCGGTGATCCCCAACACCCGGGCCGACCTGGACCCGGACTTCGCGGTGCAGTGCGCGGAGCTGAACGAGCGGCTGGCCAAGGCGGTGGCGGACCTGGACACCCCGGCCTCGCCGCTGCTGATGGCCTCGCGCCCGGAGGGCTACGACATCCGACTGGACACCTACGACGGCACCCACCCCAACGCCGCGGGCGAGCACAAGCTCGCGGCGGCGTTCGCGGACGCGCTGCACCAGGCGTGGGGCATCGGCGGCCGGTACCAGGCGCGCCCTTGATTGGAGCGCACTCCAAGAGCTTGGCTTGACCCATGGAATACACGCAGCTCGGACGTACCGGCCTGAAGGTCAGCCGACTGGTCCTGGGGACGATGAACTTCGGCCCGCAGACCGATGAGGCGGACAGCCACGCGATCATGGACGCGGCGCTCGCGGCCGGCATCAACTACTTCGACACCGCCAACGTCTACGGCTGGGGTGACAACAAGGGCCGCACCGAGGAGATCATCGGCAGCTGGTTCGCCCAGGGCGGCGACCGCCGCGACAAGACGGTCCTGGCCACCAAGGTGTACGGCCACACGGGTCCGGACGGCCAGTCGTGGCCGAACCACGACAAGCTCAGCGCGCTCAACATCCGCCGCGCGGTCGAGGCCAGCCTGAAGCGGCTGCGCACCGACTACATCGACGTCTACCAGTTCCACCACGTGGACCGGGCGACGCCGTGGGAGGAGATCTGGCAGGCGATCGACGTCCTGGTGCAGCAGGGCAAGATCCTCTACGCCGGCTCCAGCAACTTCGCCGGCTGGCACATCGCGCAGGCCAACGAGGCGGCGGCGCGGCGGGGTTCGCTCGGCCTGATCACCGAGCAGTGCCTGTACAACCTGGTGGAGCGGCGCGCGGAGATGGAGGTCATCCCGGCGGCGCAGCACTACGGCCTCGGGGTGATCCCGTGGTCGCCGCTGCACGGCGGGCTGCTCGGCGGGGCGCTGCGCAAGCAGCGCGAGGGCGGCGGCTCCCGCTCGACCGGCGGCCGGTCCGCGGACGCGCTGAAGGACACGGCGCAGCGCGACCAGATCCAGGCGTACGAGGACCTGTGCGACAAGCACGGCCTGCAGCCGGGAGACGTGGGCCTGGCGTGGCTGCTGACCCGTCCCGGCGTGACCGGTCCGATCGTCGGCCCGCGCACGATGGACCAGCTGGACTCCGCGCTGCGGGCGGTGGAGCTGACGCTGCCGGAGGAGTTCCTGACCGCGCTGGACGAGATCTTCCCCGGCCCCGGGCCGTCCCCCGAGGCGTTCGCCTGGTGATCCCGGTGGACCGGCCGGGCCCCGCGGGCGCGGCCGGTCCCGGGGTGCGCCCCGCGGCGTGCCCGCGGCCGGCCCGGTCCTGGCCGGCGGCGCCGCGGGACATCGCCGCGGCGGTTCAGCGCACCGCAGCGGCGACGATCACCACCACGATCAGCAGGACGAAGGCGGCGGTCATCACGCGGGTGCGGGTCTTGGGGTCCACGCCCCGAGACTAACCGCCCGCGCCCGGCCCCCCGGCCGCAGGGGCGTCGCCGCCGGACACGCCCCGGGCGTCGTCGGACACGCCCCGGGTGTCGTCGGGTACGTCCCGGGCGGCACCCGCCTCGGCCGCCTCGCCCGCCGCCGCGCCCAGCGGCCACGCGGCGACCGTGTCGTAGCGGGGCTGCTCGCCGGGGACGCCGGAGCGCGGCGCGGTGCTGGAGACCAGGCAGAGGGTGTCCGCGGTCCAGGACGCGCCGCGGAATCCGGCCAGCTCCGCGGCGAACGGCCGCAGCGGTACGGGGCGGCCGCGCGCGGTACGGGCCAGCGTGAGATGGGCGCGGAAGCCGTGCTCCTCGTCCACGGGGGCGCCGGCCCGGCGGGCAGCGGCGCGTACGGACCGCGCGAGCCGCGCCAGGCCCGGCAGGTCGCCCTCGGCCGCGGCCCACAGCGCGCGGTCGCCGAACCGGCCGCCGCCGGCCAGCCGCAGGTCGTACGGGCCGTGCCGGCGGGCGGCGCGGGCCAGCCGCTCGTCCAGCTCGGGCCGCAGCGCGTCGGGCGTCTCGCCGAGGAAGGCGAGGGTGAGGTGCCAGCTCTCCGTCGGGGTCCAGCGCAGGTCCCCCGCACCGGGCAGGCGGCGCAGCGGCGCCGCGGCCCGGGCCAGCTCCGCGACGGCGGCGGGTGGCGGCAGCAGCGCCACGAACAGCCTCATGCGCCGACCCTACGCGGCCCGGGTGACACCGCCCGCCGCGGCCTTGCCTGCGCCGCCCGCCGCGCCGTCCACCACGTCGCCCGCGGCGGCCTCGCCGCCGGCCGTGGCGCCCGCCGCCTGCGCGCCTGCGCCGCCCGCCGCGCCGTCGCGGGGGACGAAGGCGATCAGCGGGCCGTCGCCGGTGCGCCGCGGGTTGAAGCGCAGCCGCAGGCCGCCCGCGCGGGCCAGCGCCAGGCCGACCCCGACCGCGGCGGCGGCGCTGACCAGGCCGCCGCTGAGGAAGCCGACGCGGGCGCCGTAGGTGTCGGTCACCCAGCCCATGACCGGGCCGCCGACCGGCGTGCCGCCGACGAAGACCATCATGTACAGGCTCATCACCCGGCCGCGCATCACCGGGTCGGTGGCCAGCTGCACGCTGGCGTTGGCGGTGGTGTTGAACGTCAGGCCGAAGACGCCGATCGGCACCAGCAGCGCGGCGAAGATCCAGAACTCCGGGGCGAGCGCGGCCACCGACTCCAGCAGCCCGAAGACCATGGCTGCGGCCACCAGCATCCGCAGCCGGGTGCGGCTGCGCCGGGCGGCCAGCAGCGCGCCGAGCAGGGAGCCCGCGGCCATCAGGGAGTTGAGCAGGCCGTAGGTGCCGGCGCCGCTGTCGAAGACCTTGTTGGCGAAGGCGGACAGCCAGATCGGGAAGTTGAAGCCGAAGGTGCCGATGAAGCCGACCAGCACGATCGGCCAGACCAGTTCCGGCCGGCCGGCCACGTAGCGCAGGCCCTCGCGGAGCTGGCCCTTGCCGCGCGGGGCGCGTTCGATCGTGTGCAGCTCCGAGGTGCGCATCAGCAGCAGGCCGGTGAGCGGTGCGAAGAAGGACAGGCCGTTGATCAGGAACGCCCAGCCGCTGCCCACGGCGGTGATCAGCACGCCGGCGACGGCGGGCCCGACCAGCCGGGCGGCCTGGAAGTTGGCGGCGTTCAGCGAGACGGCGTTGCGGACCACCGAGGGGCCGACCATCTCCACGACGAAGGTCTGCCGGGTCGGGTTGTCCACCACGGTGGCCATGCCCAGCAGGAAGGCGATGGTGTACACGTGCCAGACCCGCACCACCCCGCCGAGGGTGAGGGCGGCTAGCGTCAGCCCGAGCAGGCCCATGGCCAGCTGGGTGCACAGCAGGATCTTGCGCTTGGGGTAGCGGTCGGCGATGACCCCGCCGTAGAGGCCGAACAGCAGCATCGGCAGGAACTGCAGCGCGGTGGTGATGCCCACCGCGAAGGACGAGCCGGTGATGCTGAGCACCAGCCAGTCCTGGGCGATGCGCGACATCCAGGTGCCGGTGTTGGAGATCACGGCACCGGTCGCGAAGAGTCGGTAGTTGCGGATGCACAGGGAGCTGAAGGTGCTCGTCCTGGTCTCCGCGCCGCGGTCAGGTTCGGTTGCGGTGTGTGGTCCGGCTGCCGAACTCAATCGGTTCTCGCCTGCCCTTCGTCAGTCCTCACGTTCGGTTCTCACTGCGGCGACCGTCACAGGTGGGCCAGCTTCTCCAGCACCGGTGCGGCCCGGCGCAGGATCGCGAGCTCGTCCTCGTCCAGGCCGGACGCCAGCTCGGCCAGCCACGCGTTGCGCTTGGTGCGGCTCTCGGCGAGCATCGCCTCGGCCCGCTCGGTGCGGCTGACCACCACCTGGCGGCGGTCCTCCGGGTGCGGCTCGCGCCGGACCAGCCCCTTGGCCTCCAGCATCGCCACGATGCGGGTCATGGACGGGGGCTGCACGTGCTCCTTGCGGGCCAGCTCCCCGGGGGTCGCGGAGCCGCAGCGGGCCAGGGTGGCCAGCACCGACATCTCGGTCGGGCTGAGCGTCTCGTCGACGCGCTGGTGGCGCAGCCGGCGGGACAGTCGCATCACGGCGCCGCGCAGTTCGTTCACCGCGGCGCGGTCGGCCTCGGACAGTTCGGTCACGATCGTTAGTTTAGCTCATTACCTAGTCTAAGCAAAATCGGCCCGCGGACCTCCGCCGGCGTCCTCACCCTCGTCTTCCGGAGCGGACGCCGTTCAATCACGAAGCGACCGGATCTCACCCGTACGGGTGAGATGGCGACGGAAAGCGACACGCGCCGCCGCGTGGGCCGGGGACCGTGGGTGCCATGGCATCGAAAGTGCTCAGCCTCCGGATAGACGGAGATCTGTGGGACCGGATCCGCGGCCACGCCGCGCGACGCGGGATGAGCGCCCAGGACTACGTGGTCAGGACGCTCATCCGCGACGACTTCGACGAGCGGTTCATGGCCGCCGTGGAGGAGACCGACCGCTTCTACGGCCAGGCGCCGCCCGACCCTCAGACCAGGCCCAGCGCCGGCATCAGGTAGTAGAAGGCGAACACCGCGCCCACCGCGTAGAGCGCGAGCGGGACCTCGCGCCACCGGCCCGCCGCCGCGCGCAGCACGCAGAAGGCGATGAAGCCGATCCCGATGCCGTTGGTGATCGAGTAGGTGAACGGCATCAGCACCATGGTCAGGAAGGCCGGCACCGCGATGGTGTGGTCGCTCCAGTCGATCTCGCGGACCGAGCCGGACAGGATCAGGAAGCCCACCGCGATCAGCGCGGGCGTGGCGGCCTGCGCCGGGACCATGGTGGCCAGCGGCGTGAGGAACAGCGCGAGCACGAACAGCAGACCGGTCACCACGCTCGCCAGGCCGGTCCTGGCCCCCTCGCCGACGCCGGCGGTGGACTCCACGAAGCAGGTGTTGGCCGAGGAGGACGCGGCGCCGCCGGCGGCGGTGGCGATGCCGTCGATCATCAGCACCTTGTTCATGCCGGGCAGGTCGCCCTTGGCGTCCAGCAGCCCGGCCTCGTCGCTGACGCCGAGGATCGTGCCCATCGCGTCGAAGAAGCAGGACAGCAGCACGGTGAAGACGAAGAGGATGCCGGTGAGCACCCCGACCTCGTGGAAGCCGCCGAACAGGCTGACGTTGCCGACCAGGCCGAAGTCGGGGGTGGAGACCGGGTTGCCCGGCCACTTGGGCACCGTCAGGCCCCAGCTGCCGGCCGGCACGTCGGCGACGGAGTTCAGGACCAGCGCCAGCACCGTCATGGTGACGATGGAGATCAGGATCGCGCCCGGCACCCTGCGGATGATCAGCGCGAGCGTGAGCAGCGTGCCGAGCACGAAGACCAGCACCGGCCAGCCGTGCAGGTGGCCGTCGGCGCCGAGCTGCAGCGGCACGGTGGTGTGCGCGGCGTCCGGGACGCGGGTGACGAAGCCGGAGTCGACCAGTCCGATCAGCATGATGAACAGGCCGATGCCGATGGCGATGCCCTTGCGCAGGCCCAGCGGCACCGCGCTCATCACCCGCTCGCGCAGCCCGGTGGCGACCAGCACCATGATCGCCAGGCCGGCCAGCACCACCATGCCCATGGCGTCCGGCCAGCTCATCTTCGGCGCGAGCTGCAGGGCGACGACGGTGTTGACGCCGAGCCCCGCGGCCAGTGCGATCGGCATGTTGCCGATCACGCCCATCAGCAGGGTGGTGAAGGCGGCGGTGACGACGGTGGCGGTGACCAGCTGCCCGCCGTCCAGGTGGTGGCCGTACTTGTCGGTGCCCGCGCCGAGGATGATCGGGTTGAGCACGATGATGTACGCCATCGCGAAGAACGTCGCGAGGCCGCCGCGGATCTCGCGCGGCAGCGTCGAGCCGCGCTCGGAGATCCGGAACCAGCGGTCGGGGCCGGAGGCGGACGGTCGCCCGGTGGGCGTGGGGGCGTCGACCGGAGCGGGGGCCGAGGTGGGCATGCGGGTCCTTCGAGGAGCGGTGCGGGGACGGCGACCGCGCCAGGGGTTGGGCGATCGTACGAATGAATTCGGTCACCGGGTGACCGTTTCAGTATGAACATCCAGCAATCGGAACGCTATCTTCGCGCGTAGACCCCTGAGTCGACGGGGCAGCGCCGCCGTCCGCCGCCTAGTCATACGATGTCCGCATGACCAAGGAGCGGACCAAGGAGCGGACCCCCCTGCGCGAGGCCCCGGAGCCGCTGGAGGCCAACGACGTCGTGACAGTCACGGTCGGCACGATCGTGTGGTTCGCGCTGTTCGTCGTGCAGCTGCCGTTCTACGGCTGGTACTCCGACCACGGGCACACCTGGTTCATCTGGGCCTGTCTGGCCGGCGGCTGCCTTGGCCTGCTCGGGCTGCTCTACGTCCGGGCCCGGCGGGACGCGATCGCGCGGGCCGCGGCGGCGCGCGCCGGGCGGGAGGGCGACCCGCTCGCCGGCTGACCTCCCCCGGGGCCTGCTCCGGGTGACGCCCACCGGGTGATGCCCGCCGGGTGGACGCGGGCCCGCGCACGTACCGTCGGACCATGACCGAACGCATGGACGCCGGTGCCGCGGTCGACCGGGCCGGCGGGCTGACCTCGGCCGAGGTCGCCGAGCGGGTCGCCCGCGGCGAGGTCAACGACGTGCCGGTGCGCTCCTCGCGCTCGGCCGCCGACATCGTCCGGGCCAACGTCTTCACCCGCTTCAACGCGATCATCGGCGTGCTCTTCCTGGTCATCCTGGTGGTCGGCCCGATCCAGGACGGCCTGTTCGGCTTCGTGATCGTCGCCAACACCGCCATCGGCATCGTCCAGGAACTGCGCGCCAAGCGGACCCTGGACAGCCTCGCGGTGATCGGCGAGGCCAGGCCCACGGTGCGCAGGGACGGGGTGTCCGCCGAGATCCCCACCTCGGCGATCGTCCTGGGCGACCTGGTGGAGCTGGGCCCCGGCGACAAGGTCGTGGTGGACGGCACGACCGCCGAGGCGGACGGCCTGGAGGTCGACGAGTCGCTGCTGACCGGCGAGGCCGACCCGGTGCACAAGCGTCCCGGCGACCCGGTGATGTCCGGCAGCTTCGTGGTGGCCGGCGGCGGCGCGTTCACCGCGACCCGGGTGGGCCGCGAGGCGTACGCGGCGCAGCTCGCCGAGGAGGCGTCCCGCTTCACCCTGGTCGACTCCGAGCTGCGCGGCGGCATCAGCCGCATCCTGAAGTACGTGACGTGGATGATGGTGCCGACCGCGGTCGGGCTGATCATCAGCCAGTTCACGGTGGAGAGCAACGACGGGCGCGAGGCGGTGCGCCGCACGGTCGGCGGGATCACGCCGATGGTGCCCGAGGGGCTGGTGCTGCTGACCTCGGTGGCGTTCGCGATCGGCGTGGTGCGGCTGGGCCGCAAGCAGTGCCTGGTGCAGGAGCTGCCCGCGATCGAGGGCCTGGCCCGGGTCGACGTGGTGTGCCTGGACAAGACCGGCACGCTCACCGAGGGCGGCATGGACGTCGCGCGGGTGCGCCCGCTGGACGGCGCGCCGCCCGAGCGCGTCGCCCGGGTGCTGGCGGCGCTCGGCGCGTCCGAGCCGCGCCCCAACGCCAGCCTGCGGGCGATCGTCGAGGCCTACCCGCCGCAGGGCGCGGACGGCTGGCACGCCACCGGGACGCTGCCCTTCAGCTCCGCCCGCAAGTACAGCGGCGCGGCCCTCACCGAGCCGGACGGCGCCGCCTCGGCGTGGCTGCTCGGCGCCCCGGACGTGCTGCTGCCCGAGGGGCACGCCGCGCTCGCCGAGGTGGACCGGCTGAACGACCGCGGTCTGCGGGTGCTGCTGCTGGCCGGCACCGACCGGCCGCCGGACGACCCGCGGACGGCGGCGGCCGTGGTCCCGTACGCGCTGGTGGTGCTGGCGCAGCGGCTGCGCCCGGACGCCTCGGACACCCTGCGCTACTTCGCCGAGCAGGACGTGCGGGCGAAGGTGATCTCCGGCGACAACGCCGTGTCGGTGGGCGCGGTCGCCGCGCGGCTGGCCCTGCCCGGCGCCGAACACCCGGTGGACGCGCGGACGTTGCCGGCCGAGCGGGACGCGATGGCGGCGGCGCTGGAGGACGGCACGGTGTTCGGCCGGGTCACCCCGCGGCAGAAGCGGGACATGGTCGGCGCGCTGCAGTCCCGCGGCCACAACGTCGCGATGACCGGCGACGGCGTCAACGACGTGCTGGCGCTGAAGGACGCCGACATCGGGGTGGCCATGGGCTCGGGCTCGGAGGCCACCCGGGCGGTCGCGCAGATCGTGCTGCTGGACGACAGCTTCGCGACGCTGCCCTCGGTGGTGGCCGAGGGCCGCCGGGTGATCGGCAACATCACGCGGGTCGCCACGCTGTTCCTGACCAAGACGGTGTACTCGGTGCTGCTGGCGCTGCTGGTGGTGTTCTGGCAGATCCCGTACCCGTTCCTGCCGCGGCACCTGACGCTGCTGTCGACCCTGACGATCGGCGTCCCCGCGTTCTTCCTGGCGCTGGCGCCCAACAAGGAGCGCGCCAGGCCGCACTTCGTGCGCCGGGTGATGCGCTACGCGACGCCGGCCGGGATCGTCTGCGGCGCCGCGGCGTTCGTCGCGTACCTGGTGGCCCGGCACCACTACACCGGCGCCGGCGCGCTGGACGCCGAGACCAGCGCGGCGACGCTGACGCTGTTCCTGATGGAGGTGTGGGTGCTGGCGATCGTCGCGCGGCCCTACACCTGGTGGCGGGTGGGCCTGGTGTTCGCCATGGTCGCCGGCTTCCTGATCGTGCTGGCGACGCCCTGGCTCCAGCGGTTCTTCGCGCTGCGGCTGGTCGGCGAGCAGGTGCCGTGGACGGCGGTCGGCATCGCCGCGGCCGGCGGCGTGGTGCTGGAGCTGGCCTGGGCGCGGGCCCGCACCCGCGAGGCCCGCGCGGGCTGAGCCGGGGCGGGCCGGGGCCGGCGCGGCGGTACGGGTACGCGGCCCGCCGGTACGGGTACGGGAGCCGCCGCCGCGCCGCCGGCCGCCGCCCCGGCCGGGCGGTCAGTCGAACCAGCGGTCGCGCGCCAACTCCTCGGTGCGGGTGGGGTCCTCCAGCAGCGCGGCCAGTTCGAAGCGGCGTTCCCAGTGCCCGGCCGCCCAGGCCAGGCCCGCCGCCACGCCCTCGACGGTGGAGGCGTGCAGCACCCCGTCGGCGTACCGCCAGTCGACCTCGACGCCGCCGGTGACGAGCAGTTCCTCGTGTTCGACGTAGCCGGTCGGCGCACCGGGCAGCAGGTCGTGCACCGCGGGCAGCACCTCGTGCTCCTCGCCCTGCGACAGCACCCGCGCGGGCACCGCCTCGCTCAGCCGCCGCACCTGGAACAGGTCGGCCAACTCCGCGGCCAGCCGCGGCGGCACGGGCAGCAGCGGCAGCCCGTCGGCCAGCGGCAGCAGGTCCGGGGCGTCGGCGACCAGCGCGTCCGCCGCGGCGACCACGACGGTCTCGCCGTCCACCACGGCCCGCAACTCGTCGGGCAGCGTGACCTCGTCGGGGTCCAGCTCGGCCAGGGCTGCGTAGAGGCCGTGCAGTTGGGCCGGGCCCACCTCGCGGTCCGGGTCGGCGAGCCGGGCCAACAGCTCGGCCGCGCCGCCGGGTTCGGCGAGCAGCGCGGCGACCGTGGTCCGCACGCCGAGCGCGCGCAGCACCTGGTCGTCCACGCCCGCGCCGGTCTCCGCCTCCTCGTACAGCCCGGCCAGCAGCCGGTCGCCGCCCGCGGTGCGCAGGCCCACCGGGCTGCGGCCGTCCAGCACGGGGTGGTCCCGCAGCCACCACGCGGCGTACGGCCGTACGGACTCGGTGGTGCCGTCGGGCAGCAGCACCCGGACGGGTGCGGTGACCGCGTCGCGCAGCGGCGGCCGGGACAGCAGTGCGAGGGCCCGCGGCCAGGCGTCGTCGTCCACCAGGTCCAGGTCCCGCACGCCGACCACCTCGGTGGCCACCGGCGGCACATCGGTCTGCGGGAGCTGGTCCAGGACGTCCTCGCACCACACGTCGACGGCGTCCAGCAGG from Actinacidiphila sp. DG2A-62 includes:
- a CDS encoding HAD-IC family P-type ATPase — its product is MTERMDAGAAVDRAGGLTSAEVAERVARGEVNDVPVRSSRSAADIVRANVFTRFNAIIGVLFLVILVVGPIQDGLFGFVIVANTAIGIVQELRAKRTLDSLAVIGEARPTVRRDGVSAEIPTSAIVLGDLVELGPGDKVVVDGTTAEADGLEVDESLLTGEADPVHKRPGDPVMSGSFVVAGGGAFTATRVGREAYAAQLAEEASRFTLVDSELRGGISRILKYVTWMMVPTAVGLIISQFTVESNDGREAVRRTVGGITPMVPEGLVLLTSVAFAIGVVRLGRKQCLVQELPAIEGLARVDVVCLDKTGTLTEGGMDVARVRPLDGAPPERVARVLAALGASEPRPNASLRAIVEAYPPQGADGWHATGTLPFSSARKYSGAALTEPDGAASAWLLGAPDVLLPEGHAALAEVDRLNDRGLRVLLLAGTDRPPDDPRTAAAVVPYALVVLAQRLRPDASDTLRYFAEQDVRAKVISGDNAVSVGAVAARLALPGAEHPVDARTLPAERDAMAAALEDGTVFGRVTPRQKRDMVGALQSRGHNVAMTGDGVNDVLALKDADIGVAMGSGSEATRAVAQIVLLDDSFATLPSVVAEGRRVIGNITRVATLFLTKTVYSVLLALLVVFWQIPYPFLPRHLTLLSTLTIGVPAFFLALAPNKERARPHFVRRVMRYATPAGIVCGAAAFVAYLVARHHYTGAGALDAETSAATLTLFLMEVWVLAIVARPYTWWRVGLVFAMVAGFLIVLATPWLQRFFALRLVGEQVPWTAVGIAAAGGVVLELAWARARTREARAG